One window of the Pristiophorus japonicus isolate sPriJap1 chromosome 23, sPriJap1.hap1, whole genome shotgun sequence genome contains the following:
- the LOC139235493 gene encoding gastrula zinc finger protein XlCGF7.1-like codes for QHSHTGERPFTCSVCGKRFTQSSNLLTHQRVHTGERPFTCSECGKRFTVSSYLLAHQRVRTGERPFTCSECGKGFTQSSDLLTHQRVHTGERPFTCSECRKRFARSSNLLTHQRVHK; via the coding sequence caacacagtcacactggggagaggccgttcacctgctccgtgtgtgggaagcgattcactcagtcatccaacctgctgacacaccagcgagttcacactggggagaggccattcacctgctctgagtgtgggaagcgattcactgtgtcatcctacctgctggcacaccagcgagttcgcaccggggagaggccgttcacctgctcggagtgtgggaaaggattcactcagtcatccgacctgctgacacaccagcgagttcacactggggagaggccgttcacctgttctgaatGTAGGAAGCGATtcgctcggtcatccaacctgctgacacaccagcgagttcacaagtga